A window of the Lolium perenne isolate Kyuss_39 chromosome 7, Kyuss_2.0, whole genome shotgun sequence genome harbors these coding sequences:
- the LOC127311904 gene encoding protein PYRICULARIA ORYZAE RESISTANCE 21-like: MQMPITKIKVDLDCSPFHNKNEKLLGRIREKGEFVIDEIEYDEKKNKVIVTGFSTLIGSPALQGHQGFVIKEIEIVEPPPLASEPPNEDPTLPESVVEEPSPPEVVEPEPMRERRSHQRRRSPRPSPEPELPGGDMPLDVSTLDTAAARRIA; the protein is encoded by the exons ATGCAGATGCCGATCACCAAAATCAAAGTGGACCTGGACTGCAGCCCCTTTCACAACAAGAACGAGAAGCTGCTCGGCAGGATCAGAG AGAAGGGCGAGTTCGTGATTGACGAGATCGAGTATGATGAGAAGAAAAACAAGGTGATTGTTACGGGCTTTTCGACGCTGATAGGCTCGCCAGCATTGCAAGGTCATCAAGGGTTTGTCATCAAGGAGATCGAGATCGTCGAGCCGCCGCCCCTGGCGTCAGAGCCACCCAACGAGGATCCCACGCTGCCGGAGTCTGTCGTTGAGGAGCCGTCGCCGCCAGAAGTCGTGGAGCCGGAGCCCATGCGCGAGAGACGGAGCCACCAAAGGAGGAGGAGCCCGCGCCCGTCACCGGAGCCGGAG CTGCCCGGTGGCGACATGCCGCTTGACGTCTCCACTTTGGACACAGCAGCTGCGAGGCGTATTGCGTGA